The following proteins come from a genomic window of Kocuria palustris:
- a CDS encoding homoserine dehydrogenase, protein MTHAPDTRPDVVRIALLGAGNVGAEVARVLLEQPEELARRIGARPELIGIAVRDTSAQRTVELPQQLLTTDAESLIDTADAVVELTGGIEPARTRILRALNAGKPVVSGNKALLARHGQELHEAAEASGTTLNYEAAVAGAIPIVRPVLESLSGDRIRRVLGIMNGTTNYILDQMDTTGASFDDALAEAQRLGFAEADPTADVEGHDAAAKVAILGGLAFHSWYTIDDVYCRGIRGITAEDVEAARSAGFVIKLLGVAERVSSGVNLRVVPTMIPRTHPLASVHGGYNAVFVEADGAEELMFYGPGAGGGPTASAVLGDLVSALRRVVAGGPGIGPVVHAGLPATGVDDVQTSFSLTLLCPDQTGVLAAVAGVFAEHGVSVSTMRQDDVRDDPRRPGEDLAEIRIVTHRARNADLVRTVEAVRGLDVVYDLSGLIRVEADD, encoded by the coding sequence GTGACCCACGCACCCGACACCCGTCCTGACGTCGTCCGGATCGCCCTGCTCGGCGCCGGCAATGTCGGCGCCGAGGTAGCCCGCGTCCTGCTCGAGCAGCCCGAGGAGCTGGCCCGTCGCATCGGTGCCCGACCCGAGCTGATCGGCATCGCCGTGCGCGACACCTCCGCCCAGCGCACCGTCGAGCTGCCGCAGCAGCTGCTGACCACCGACGCCGAGTCGCTGATCGACACCGCCGACGCGGTCGTCGAGCTGACCGGCGGCATCGAACCGGCCCGCACCCGGATCCTGCGCGCGCTGAATGCGGGCAAGCCCGTGGTCAGCGGCAACAAGGCGCTGCTGGCCCGGCACGGACAGGAGCTGCACGAGGCGGCCGAGGCCTCCGGGACCACCCTGAACTACGAGGCCGCCGTGGCCGGGGCCATCCCGATCGTGCGCCCGGTGCTCGAGTCGCTGTCCGGGGACCGCATCCGCCGCGTGCTCGGCATCATGAACGGCACGACCAACTACATCCTCGACCAGATGGACACCACCGGGGCCTCGTTCGACGACGCCCTGGCCGAGGCCCAGCGCCTGGGCTTCGCGGAGGCCGATCCCACAGCTGATGTGGAGGGCCATGACGCCGCCGCCAAGGTCGCGATCCTGGGCGGGCTGGCCTTCCACTCGTGGTACACGATCGACGACGTCTACTGCCGGGGCATCCGCGGGATCACCGCAGAGGACGTCGAGGCCGCGCGCTCCGCGGGCTTCGTGATCAAGCTGCTCGGCGTGGCCGAGCGGGTCTCCTCGGGCGTGAACCTGCGCGTGGTGCCGACCATGATCCCGCGCACCCACCCCCTGGCCAGCGTCCACGGCGGTTACAACGCGGTGTTCGTGGAGGCCGACGGCGCCGAGGAGCTCATGTTCTACGGCCCCGGTGCCGGCGGCGGGCCCACCGCCTCTGCCGTGCTCGGGGATCTGGTCTCGGCCCTGCGCCGCGTCGTGGCCGGAGGACCGGGCATCGGCCCGGTCGTGCACGCGGGCCTGCCGGCCACCGGCGTCGACGACGTCCAGACCAGCTTCTCCCTGACCCTGCTGTGCCCCGATCAGACCGGGGTGCTCGCGGCGGTGGCCGGGGTGTTCGCCGAGCACGGCGTCTCGGTCTCGACCATGCGCCAGGACGACGTCCGCGACGATCCCCGCCGCCCCGGGGAGGACCTGGCCGAGATCCGCATCGTGACGCACCGGGCCCGCAACGCGGACCTCGTGCGCACCGTCGAGGCCGTGCGCGGCCTGGACGTGGTCTACGACCTCTCCGGGCTCATCCGGGTCGAGGCCGACGACTGA
- the thrC gene encoding threonine synthase, which produces MAHQWQGVINEYRDRLPVTDSTPVVSMGEGGTPLIRARALSELTGCEVWVKFEGMNPTGSFKDRGMTMAITKAKEEGAKAVVCASTGNTSASAAAYAKQAGMRCAVLVPEGKISMGKMAQAVAHGADIIQINGNFDNCLEVARKLSESYPVFLVNSVNPYRIQGQKTGAFEVVDALGDAPDLHILPVGNAGNITAYWKGYQEYAAEFTNDQGDVLPAVATKTPTMWGFQAEGSAPLVAGHPIDDPDTVATAIRIGNPASWDTAIAARDDSGGLIEAVSDTEIIAAQRFLSSRDGVFVEPGSAAGVAGLIMKHEQGQVPAGARIVITVTGHGLKDPQWAVKGAEAEDPHAAEPVRVDFDVVSVASALGLE; this is translated from the coding sequence ATGGCACATCAGTGGCAGGGCGTCATCAACGAGTACCGCGACCGCCTTCCGGTCACCGATTCCACCCCCGTCGTCTCGATGGGCGAGGGCGGCACCCCGCTGATCCGCGCCCGCGCGCTGTCCGAGCTGACCGGCTGCGAGGTCTGGGTCAAGTTCGAGGGCATGAACCCCACCGGCTCCTTCAAGGACCGCGGCATGACCATGGCCATCACCAAGGCCAAGGAGGAAGGCGCCAAGGCGGTCGTGTGCGCCTCGACCGGCAACACCTCCGCCTCCGCCGCGGCCTACGCCAAGCAGGCCGGCATGCGCTGCGCCGTGCTGGTGCCCGAGGGCAAGATCTCCATGGGCAAGATGGCCCAGGCCGTTGCCCACGGCGCCGACATCATCCAGATCAACGGCAACTTCGACAACTGCCTCGAGGTCGCGCGCAAGCTCTCTGAGTCCTACCCGGTCTTCCTGGTCAATTCCGTGAACCCGTACCGGATTCAGGGGCAGAAGACCGGCGCCTTCGAGGTCGTCGACGCCCTGGGCGATGCTCCGGACCTGCACATCCTGCCGGTCGGCAACGCGGGCAACATCACCGCGTACTGGAAGGGCTACCAGGAGTACGCCGCCGAGTTCACCAACGACCAGGGCGACGTCCTGCCGGCCGTGGCCACGAAGACCCCCACCATGTGGGGCTTCCAGGCCGAGGGCTCGGCGCCGCTGGTGGCCGGGCATCCGATCGATGACCCGGACACCGTGGCCACCGCGATCCGCATCGGCAACCCCGCCTCGTGGGACACCGCGATCGCCGCGCGCGACGACTCCGGAGGACTGATCGAGGCCGTCTCGGATACCGAGATCATCGCCGCTCAGCGCTTCCTGTCCTCGCGCGATGGCGTGTTCGTGGAGCCCGGCTCCGCCGCCGGCGTGGCGGGCCTGATCATGAAGCACGAGCAGGGCCAGGTCCCTGCCGGTGCGCGGATCGTCATCACGGTGACGGGCCACGGTCTCAAGGACCCGCAGTGGGCCGTGAAGGGCGCTGAGGCCGAGGACCCGCATGCCGCCGAGCCGGTGCGCGTGGACTTCGACGTCGTGTCCGTCGCCTCCGCTCTGGGCCTCGAGTGA
- the thrB gene encoding homoserine kinase, with protein sequence MARRDWREVLVPGRSVAVSVPASTGNVGPGFDTLGLALEHRDEIELTVLESGLEFELQGEGSESVPRTEDHLLVRAVRAAWRAAGLQEQPGMRIVARNRVPHGRGMGSSAACAVAGVVAGNALLAEQQRLDEDAVFQVCAGMEGHPDNVAPALYGGLTISWGEPGAWRTAPVDVLPEIVPIVAIPNYEVSTALARSLLPQTVDHREAARNAGRCALLIDAMSHRPEHLMPATADSLHQPFRAPAMEPSAALVAALREQGHAALISGAGPTVLVLSDSAPSADAAEKAIGELAAHQGPGSEHVTWRVLRLSVPQQGAKVSEHPYSI encoded by the coding sequence GTGGCGCGTCGCGACTGGCGCGAGGTCCTGGTCCCGGGGCGCTCCGTGGCCGTGAGCGTCCCGGCCTCGACCGGCAACGTGGGCCCCGGCTTCGACACCCTGGGCCTGGCCCTGGAGCACCGCGACGAGATCGAGCTCACCGTCCTGGAATCGGGCCTGGAGTTCGAGCTGCAGGGGGAGGGCTCCGAGTCCGTGCCCCGCACGGAGGACCACCTCCTGGTGCGCGCCGTCCGCGCCGCCTGGCGCGCGGCAGGCCTTCAGGAGCAGCCCGGCATGCGGATCGTGGCGCGCAACCGCGTCCCCCACGGCCGCGGCATGGGCTCCTCGGCCGCCTGCGCGGTGGCGGGAGTGGTGGCCGGCAACGCCCTGCTCGCCGAGCAGCAGCGCCTCGACGAGGACGCCGTCTTCCAGGTCTGCGCCGGCATGGAGGGTCATCCGGACAACGTGGCTCCGGCCCTCTACGGCGGCCTGACGATCTCGTGGGGCGAGCCCGGGGCCTGGCGGACGGCCCCCGTGGACGTGCTGCCGGAGATCGTGCCGATCGTGGCGATCCCCAACTACGAGGTCTCCACGGCGCTGGCGCGCTCGCTGCTGCCCCAGACGGTCGACCACCGCGAGGCGGCCCGCAACGCCGGGCGCTGCGCCCTGCTGATCGACGCCATGTCGCATCGCCCCGAGCACCTGATGCCCGCCACCGCCGACAGCCTGCACCAGCCCTTCCGCGCACCGGCCATGGAGCCCAGCGCGGCCCTGGTGGCCGCGCTGCGGGAGCAGGGGCACGCCGCGCTGATCTCGGGAGCCGGACCCACCGTTCTGGTGCTCTCCGATTCCGCGCCTTCCGCTGATGCCGCGGAGAAGGCCATCGGCGAGCTCGCCGCGCACCAGGGCCCGGGCAGCGAGCACGTCACCTGGCGTGTTCTGCGCCTGTCCGTGCCTCAGCAGGGTGCTAAGGTGAGCGAGCATCCATACAGCATCTAG
- the rho gene encoding transcription termination factor Rho has product MTESTDLTSGTDQNSEQNQGTGLSGLKLAQLQALAAQLGITGARRMRKSLLVDAIQAHQRGGAVAERDVEVAEKIEKTAQRAAAKAQGDDASSAQAGEPEVEPEAGDLPKVSARTGRGRRSSGSEGSQGEQQGQDRESQSGSESGQDTPSGDDSQQRSEGGRPSRSQRRGRGRQSDSDDQGAQNSAGQSNGGHGGGHDDSESSDEGGRRHNGQNDGGGRGRGRGKGQGGQNDGGQQGGKGQNSQNDGGKGQNGQGGKQQSKRQGGSDQNGDDDGGSRRSRRNRGRNDRNDRNERRNNRRNRGGNGPEVDDTELTEDDVLLPVAGILDVLDNYAFVRTSGYLPGPNDVYVSLAQVKKNNLRKGDAVVGAIRAPREGEENQRGQRQKFNALVQLTSVNGKKPEDQGDRTEFSKLVPLYPQERLRLETEPKKVGPRVVDLVSPIGKGQRGLIVSPPKAGKTLMLQSIANAITTNNPEVHLMMVLVDERPEEVTDMQRTVKGEVIASTFDRPADDHTTVAELAIERAKRLVELGMDVVVLLDSMTRLGRAYNLSAPASGRILSGGVDSAALYPPKRFFGAARNIENGGSLTILATALVETGSKMDEVIFEEFKGTGNMELRLSRQLADKRIFPAVDVNSSGTRREENLMGADELKIMWKLRRVLSSLDQQQALELLTSKLRDTQSNAEFLMQVQKTTLNVKADDDR; this is encoded by the coding sequence GTGACCGAATCCACCGACCTGACCTCAGGTACGGATCAGAACTCCGAGCAGAACCAGGGCACCGGCCTCTCGGGCCTCAAGCTGGCTCAGCTGCAGGCCCTCGCCGCGCAGCTGGGCATCACCGGGGCTCGCCGCATGCGCAAGTCGCTGCTGGTCGACGCCATCCAAGCGCATCAGCGCGGCGGCGCCGTCGCCGAGCGCGATGTCGAGGTGGCCGAGAAGATCGAGAAGACCGCGCAGCGCGCCGCCGCCAAGGCCCAGGGCGATGACGCCTCCTCGGCCCAGGCGGGGGAGCCGGAGGTGGAGCCCGAGGCGGGCGATCTGCCGAAGGTCTCCGCGCGCACCGGCCGCGGCCGCCGCTCCTCGGGCTCCGAAGGCTCGCAGGGCGAGCAACAGGGCCAGGACCGCGAGAGCCAGTCCGGCTCGGAGTCCGGGCAGGACACCCCGTCGGGCGATGACTCCCAGCAGCGCTCCGAGGGCGGGCGCCCCTCCCGCTCCCAGCGACGCGGCCGGGGGCGTCAATCCGACTCGGACGATCAGGGCGCTCAGAACAGCGCCGGCCAGAGCAACGGCGGTCACGGCGGCGGCCACGACGACTCCGAGTCCTCGGACGAGGGCGGGCGCCGTCACAACGGCCAGAACGACGGCGGCGGCCGCGGCAGGGGCCGCGGCAAGGGCCAGGGCGGCCAGAACGACGGCGGCCAGCAGGGCGGCAAGGGCCAGAACAGCCAGAACGACGGCGGCAAGGGCCAGAACGGCCAGGGCGGCAAGCAGCAGTCCAAGCGCCAGGGCGGCAGCGACCAGAACGGCGACGACGATGGCGGCTCGCGCCGCAGCCGTCGCAACCGCGGCCGCAATGATCGCAACGACCGCAACGAGCGCCGGAACAACCGTCGCAACCGCGGCGGCAACGGCCCCGAGGTCGATGACACGGAGCTGACCGAGGACGACGTCCTGCTGCCCGTGGCCGGCATCCTGGATGTGCTGGACAACTACGCCTTCGTGCGGACCTCCGGCTACCTGCCCGGCCCGAACGACGTCTACGTCTCGCTGGCCCAGGTCAAGAAGAACAACCTGCGCAAGGGCGACGCCGTCGTCGGCGCCATCCGCGCCCCGCGCGAGGGCGAGGAGAACCAGCGCGGCCAGCGCCAGAAGTTCAACGCCCTGGTGCAGCTGACCAGCGTCAACGGCAAGAAGCCGGAGGATCAGGGCGATCGCACCGAGTTCTCCAAGCTCGTGCCGCTCTACCCGCAGGAGCGCCTGCGCCTGGAGACCGAGCCCAAGAAGGTCGGCCCGCGAGTGGTCGATCTGGTCTCGCCGATCGGCAAGGGCCAGCGCGGCCTGATCGTCTCCCCGCCCAAGGCGGGCAAGACGCTGATGCTGCAGTCGATCGCCAACGCGATCACCACGAACAACCCCGAGGTCCACCTCATGATGGTGCTCGTGGACGAGCGCCCCGAGGAGGTCACAGACATGCAGCGCACGGTGAAGGGCGAGGTCATCGCCTCGACCTTCGACCGTCCCGCGGACGACCACACCACCGTGGCCGAGCTGGCCATCGAGCGCGCCAAGCGCCTCGTGGAGCTGGGCATGGACGTGGTGGTGCTGCTGGATTCCATGACCCGCCTGGGCCGTGCGTACAACCTGTCGGCTCCGGCCTCCGGGCGCATCCTCTCCGGCGGCGTGGACTCGGCGGCGCTGTACCCGCCCAAGCGCTTCTTCGGCGCCGCGCGCAACATCGAGAACGGCGGCTCACTGACCATCCTCGCCACCGCGCTGGTGGAGACCGGGTCCAAGATGGACGAGGTCATCTTCGAGGAGTTCAAGGGCACCGGAAACATGGAGCTGCGCCTGTCCCGTCAGCTGGCGGACAAGCGCATCTTCCCCGCCGTGGACGTCAACTCCTCGGGCACCCGTCGCGAGGAGAACCTCATGGGCGCCGATGAGCTGAAGATCATGTGGAAGCTGCGTCGAGTGCTCTCGAGCCTGGATCAGCAGCAGGCCCTCGAGCTGCTGACCTCCAAGCTGCGCGACACCCAGTCGAACGCCGAGTTCCTCATGCAGGTCCAGAAGACCACGCTGAACGTCAAGGCGGACGACGACCGCTGA
- the prfA gene encoding peptide chain release factor 1 produces the protein MTEIEAREGTGPLEAILQEHEQLQKRLADPSVHADQLLARRLNRRYAELDRVVGAHRDLQALREGLEAARELAPEAPEFAAEAEQLQGRIDPARERLRRLLIPRDPDDARDAILEIKAGEGGAEAALFAGDLLRMYLRFAESQGWKTEVLSDTPADLGGHKDVQIAVKGRSQDPAEGVWAKLKYEGGVHRVQRVPATESQGRIHTSAAGVLAFPEVDAPEEVEITQNDLKIDVYRSSGPGGQSVNTTDSAVRITHLPTGIVVAMQNEKSQLQNKEAAMRVLRARILAHQQEQLDAEASQARRSQVRTMDRSERVRTYNFPENRIADHRTGYKAYNLDAVLDGALGPVIESAIELDEQHRLQQIGQGAGAQDLG, from the coding sequence GTGACCGAGATCGAAGCCCGTGAGGGTACCGGGCCCTTGGAGGCGATCCTCCAGGAGCACGAGCAGCTGCAAAAGCGCCTTGCGGATCCGTCCGTGCATGCCGACCAGCTGCTGGCCCGTCGGCTCAATCGCCGCTATGCGGAGCTGGACCGGGTGGTGGGCGCCCATCGGGACCTGCAGGCCCTGCGCGAGGGCCTGGAGGCGGCCCGCGAGCTGGCACCTGAGGCCCCCGAATTCGCCGCGGAGGCCGAGCAGCTGCAGGGCCGGATCGACCCGGCCCGCGAGCGGCTGCGCCGGCTGCTGATCCCGCGGGACCCGGACGACGCCCGTGACGCCATCCTGGAGATCAAGGCGGGGGAGGGCGGTGCGGAGGCCGCGCTGTTCGCCGGCGATCTGCTGCGCATGTACCTGCGCTTCGCGGAGTCCCAGGGCTGGAAGACCGAGGTCCTCAGCGACACCCCCGCTGACCTGGGCGGGCACAAGGACGTCCAGATCGCGGTCAAGGGACGCTCCCAGGACCCGGCCGAGGGCGTGTGGGCCAAGCTCAAGTACGAGGGCGGCGTGCACCGCGTCCAGCGGGTCCCGGCCACCGAGTCGCAGGGCAGGATCCACACCTCCGCCGCCGGCGTGCTGGCCTTCCCCGAGGTCGATGCCCCGGAGGAGGTCGAGATCACCCAGAACGACCTGAAGATCGACGTCTACCGCTCCTCGGGCCCCGGCGGGCAGTCCGTGAACACGACCGACTCGGCGGTGCGGATCACCCATCTGCCCACGGGGATCGTCGTGGCCATGCAGAACGAGAAGTCCCAGCTGCAGAACAAGGAGGCGGCCATGCGCGTGCTGCGCGCGCGCATCCTGGCCCACCAGCAGGAGCAGCTCGACGCCGAGGCCTCCCAGGCCCGGCGCAGCCAGGTGCGCACGATGGACCGCTCCGAGCGGGTGCGCACGTACAACTTCCCCGAGAACCGCATCGCCGATCACCGCACCGGCTACAAGGCCTACAACCTCGACGCCGTCCTGGACGGAGCGCTCGGGCCCGTGATCGAATCCGCGATCGAGCTGGACGAGCAGCACCGGCTCCAGCAGATCGGCCAGGGCGCCGGCGCCCAGGACCTCGGCTGA
- the prmC gene encoding peptide chain release factor N(5)-glutamine methyltransferase, whose product MAETLAQALRRATARLERAGVPAAEADAVQLAGHLLGLQRGEVAARAIIGADAPKGLDELVERRAAREPLQHIVGTAPFRRLAIQVGPGVFIPRPETELLVELLVERLREDQADGEARPVVVDLCTGSGAIAAAVADEVPHARVHAIELDPQALHWAQRNLEGTRVDLREGDATHAPEDLRGRCAAVVSNPPYVPAREPITQPEVLEHDPAAALWGGGDDGMEMPRRIIAAAAQLLRPAGWCVLEHAESQAEDMQEQMRSSGFEQVQLHQDLTGRPRATSGVLA is encoded by the coding sequence ATGGCCGAGACGCTCGCCCAGGCGCTGCGCCGGGCCACGGCACGGCTCGAGCGGGCGGGGGTGCCCGCTGCGGAGGCCGATGCCGTGCAGCTGGCCGGGCACCTGCTGGGACTGCAGCGCGGGGAGGTCGCCGCGCGCGCCATCATCGGCGCGGACGCGCCCAAGGGCCTCGACGAGCTGGTCGAGAGGCGCGCGGCCCGCGAGCCGCTGCAGCACATCGTGGGCACGGCCCCCTTCCGCCGCCTGGCGATCCAGGTGGGGCCGGGGGTCTTCATCCCGCGCCCGGAGACCGAGCTGCTCGTCGAGCTGCTCGTCGAGCGCCTGCGCGAGGACCAGGCGGACGGGGAGGCGCGCCCGGTAGTCGTCGACCTGTGCACCGGTTCGGGGGCGATCGCCGCCGCCGTCGCCGACGAGGTGCCCCACGCCCGGGTGCACGCGATCGAGCTCGACCCGCAGGCCCTGCACTGGGCACAGCGCAATCTCGAGGGCACCCGGGTGGACCTGCGCGAGGGCGACGCCACGCATGCTCCCGAGGATCTGCGGGGGCGCTGCGCGGCCGTGGTGAGCAATCCCCCCTATGTTCCGGCCCGCGAGCCCATCACCCAGCCGGAGGTGCTCGAGCACGATCCCGCGGCAGCGCTGTGGGGCGGTGGAGACGACGGGATGGAGATGCCGCGTCGGATCATCGCCGCGGCGGCCCAGCTCCTGCGCCCCGCCGGCTGGTGCGTGCTCGAGCACGCCGAGTCGCAGGCTGAGGACATGCAGGAGCAGATGCGCAGCTCGGGATTCGAGCAGGTGCAGCTGCATCAGGACCTGACGGGTCGGCCCAGGGCCACCAGCGGGGTCCTCGCGTGA
- a CDS encoding L-threonylcarbamoyladenylate synthase: protein MNDTSSDRPQNPDDLAAQPRDAIPAEDAEQSLEEAPENVEPEQEAEEQAEAPVPAEFFRIKDERSRGAAVDAARRELARHQVVVMPTDTVYGIAANAFSAEAVQRLLEAKGRDRTMPPPVLIAHSGVLDGLADSVSEEARALAGAFWPGGLTLICHAQASLQWDLGETRGTVALRVPDDPVAQQLLQETGPLAVSSANRTGMTAAVTAEQAREMLGDSVRVYLEDGPRTEGMDPAGEDTADAQPVASTIVDCTGGVPVVVRDGRISLTRLREVVPSVIARDGSSAPSDAEEETAQPDAVSSADGEAADESSVQGPGQRSQDASGEQTGPDQDPAGADEPSGPQGRPEGSGGSTVADPEIGIVEQARAEQDSAAPGPEDFAGASAATGVSAAAAVVAAGGGGGRHGAPDQNRTRPQRRDPESTRPLGVAQASALVARAVPEDQAEASLPQAGVDQQR from the coding sequence GTGAACGACACTTCCAGCGATCGCCCCCAGAACCCCGACGACCTCGCAGCGCAACCCCGGGACGCCATCCCGGCCGAGGACGCCGAGCAGTCCCTGGAGGAGGCCCCCGAGAACGTCGAGCCCGAGCAGGAGGCCGAGGAGCAGGCGGAGGCGCCTGTGCCCGCGGAGTTCTTCCGCATCAAGGACGAGCGCTCGCGCGGCGCCGCTGTCGATGCCGCCCGCCGCGAGCTGGCCCGCCACCAGGTCGTCGTGATGCCCACCGACACCGTCTACGGCATCGCGGCCAACGCGTTCTCGGCCGAGGCCGTGCAGCGCCTGCTCGAGGCCAAGGGCCGCGATCGCACCATGCCCCCGCCCGTGCTCATCGCCCACAGCGGCGTGCTCGACGGGCTCGCGGACTCCGTGTCGGAGGAGGCCCGCGCCCTGGCCGGAGCCTTCTGGCCTGGCGGACTGACGCTCATCTGCCACGCGCAGGCGTCCCTGCAGTGGGATCTGGGCGAGACCCGCGGCACGGTCGCGCTGCGCGTGCCCGACGATCCCGTGGCCCAGCAGCTGCTGCAGGAGACCGGGCCGCTGGCCGTGTCCTCGGCCAACCGCACCGGCATGACAGCCGCCGTGACCGCCGAGCAGGCCCGCGAGATGCTCGGCGACTCGGTGCGCGTCTACCTGGAGGACGGCCCGCGCACCGAGGGCATGGACCCCGCTGGGGAGGACACGGCCGACGCACAGCCCGTGGCCTCGACTATCGTCGACTGCACCGGCGGCGTTCCGGTCGTCGTGCGTGACGGCCGCATCTCCCTGACCCGCCTGCGCGAGGTCGTCCCCTCGGTGATCGCCCGCGACGGCAGCAGCGCCCCGAGCGATGCCGAGGAGGAGACGGCGCAGCCCGACGCCGTCTCCTCCGCGGACGGGGAAGCCGCCGACGAGTCGTCGGTGCAGGGCCCCGGTCAGCGCAGCCAGGATGCCTCCGGCGAGCAGACCGGTCCCGATCAGGACCCCGCCGGAGCCGACGAGCCGTCCGGGCCGCAGGGCAGACCCGAGGGCTCGGGCGGCAGCACCGTCGCCGACCCGGAGATCGGGATCGTGGAGCAGGCTCGCGCCGAGCAGGATTCCGCGGCACCTGGGCCCGAGGACTTCGCAGGGGCCAGCGCCGCCACAGGGGTCTCGGCCGCAGCCGCCGTCGTGGCTGCCGGCGGAGGAGGCGGGAGGCACGGTGCACCCGACCAGAACCGCACCCGTCCGCAGCGCAGGGATCCCGAGAGCACTCGCCCGCTCGGGGTGGCGCAGGCCAGCGCGCTCGTGGCCCGCGCCGTGCCGGAGGACCAGGCGGAGGCCTCCCTGCCGCAGGCCGGGGTGGACCAGCAGCGCTGA
- a CDS encoding NAD-dependent epimerase/dehydratase family protein, translating to MTARNWRVVGATGFAGSAITARLHAEGHTVQAVSAPRLSSSARTVHHLMGRARDLESVIDYLADSFAGADVVVNAAGLARPDGTDQDALVGANALLPLLILAAAERTSVTRVIHLSTAAVQGSTPCLDETTQTDPFSPYSFSKALAERALLRVLDREADTREGLPELVLLRATSVQGRGRSTTQRLARFAATPLSSVAGDGTAHTPVTSSEALAELVASLGTFKGELPRIVLQPWEGATTASILRDAGRREPLHLPTVLCRAAVRLGYLISSAAGSRWHGPLRRIEVTWFGQQQVPGWVQEHDMLPAPAITPVLRAVHTAQGH from the coding sequence ATGACGGCGAGGAACTGGCGGGTCGTGGGTGCGACCGGCTTCGCAGGATCGGCGATCACCGCCCGACTGCATGCCGAAGGCCACACCGTCCAGGCCGTCTCCGCTCCGCGGCTCTCCAGCAGCGCGCGCACCGTCCACCACCTGATGGGTCGCGCCCGGGACCTGGAATCCGTCATCGACTACCTGGCCGACTCGTTCGCCGGTGCAGATGTGGTCGTCAACGCCGCGGGACTCGCCCGCCCCGATGGCACCGATCAGGACGCCCTGGTGGGCGCCAACGCCCTCCTGCCGCTGCTGATCCTCGCCGCGGCCGAGCGCACGAGCGTCACCCGCGTGATCCACCTGTCCACCGCGGCGGTCCAGGGCAGCACGCCGTGCCTCGACGAGACCACGCAGACGGATCCCTTCTCCCCCTACTCGTTCTCCAAGGCCCTGGCCGAGCGCGCCCTGCTGCGCGTGCTGGACCGCGAGGCCGATACCCGCGAGGGCCTGCCCGAGCTCGTGCTGCTGCGCGCGACCTCCGTCCAGGGCCGAGGACGCTCGACCACCCAGCGCCTGGCCAGGTTCGCCGCGACCCCGCTGAGCTCCGTGGCCGGCGACGGCACCGCGCACACCCCGGTGACCTCCTCGGAGGCCCTGGCGGAGCTCGTGGCCAGTCTCGGCACCTTCAAGGGCGAGCTGCCCCGGATCGTGCTGCAGCCGTGGGAGGGGGCCACGACCGCCTCGATCCTGCGCGATGCCGGCCGTCGGGAGCCTCTGCACCTGCCCACCGTCCTGTGCCGGGCGGCAGTGCGCCTGGGCTATCTGATCTCCTCGGCCGCCGGGTCCCGCTGGCATGGCCCGCTGCGCCGGATCGAGGTCACGTGGTTCGGCCAGCAGCAGGTGCCCGGCTGGGTCCAGGAGCACGACATGCTCCCCGCCCCCGCCATCACGCCCGTGCTGCGCGCCGTGCACACGGCCCAGGGCCACTGA